The sequence below is a genomic window from Phoenix dactylifera cultivar Barhee BC4 chromosome 8, palm_55x_up_171113_PBpolish2nd_filt_p, whole genome shotgun sequence.
TGGCTTAAGATCACAATGAACAACGGGCACTGCATTGCCGTGATGTAAATAGTTCAAACCAGAAGCCACATCGATGACTATGTTTAACCTTTGAGTAAGGTTCAGCTTCTTTGCCTGGTCATGTTCGGGAGCTTTTGGATGCAACCACTCTTCTAGGCTCCCATTAGGCATGTATTCAAAGACTAGAGCTTTAAAGTCATTACCTCTTGAATCAATAGTCGAGCACGAAGTAATAATCTTAACAAGATTCCTGTGGCGCATGTTTCTTAAGGCTTCGCATTCGGCGCTGAAACTCTTTAGCGCGCCAATTTGATGGAGGTTGAATACCTTCACGATGATGTCCTTCTCTTCAAGATCGATTTTTCCTTTATACACGGAACCAAAACTTCCGGTGCCAACCAAGTTGCCTGACGAGAAGCCATTAGTTGCTCTGTGGATGTCCGCATAAGATAATTTCTTGTACTTGTCCCCTATATTGGAGACACAGAGAGATTTTTCACCTGCCTTCCTTGGTCGACAACGAATGGCCAGCAAACACAGTACAAGGACTATAGTGGCACCTGCAACTGGTATTGCAACCTTGAGGAACGTTCTCTTTGAGCCTTTGACATGGCAAGGCGGCAGCTGCAAAGCTGGATCACCCCCACCAAGCCTCCTATTCCCGAGGACAGAAATTTCGGTGGCATTATCGAAAATACCACCCTTTGGGACTTCGCCCTCAAGATCATTGAATGAAAGATTAAGATACTGCAGAGAACGAAGGGACCTGAAGAAATCTGGAATTGGCCCGGACATGTTGTTTTGAGAAAGATCCAAGTCCACCATGCCTTTCAAAGATTCAAGTCCTTGAGGAATGCTGCCTTCAAAAAAGTTGCCTTGCATGTATAGGTGTTCCAAGAGCTGGCAAGCACCTAAGGTGGAAGGGATGCCACCGGACAATCGGTTCTCGGAGACATCTAAACGACCAAGGTTAACCAAGTTGTCTACTTCCATTGGCATGGGCCCGGTGAGATAATTATGTGATAGGTCCAGATATTGTGCAAGGAGGGAGATGCCTACGAGTTCCCTTGGTATGCTTCCAATGAGAGCATTGTGGGAAAGGTTTAATAGTTCCAAATTTCTGCAATTTCCAAAGCTTGCAGGGATGCTGCCGCTAAGTTCGTTTTCTTGCATATAAAGCTCGTTCAATTGAGTGAGGTTGCCAAAAGTAGAGGGGATCGGTCCTGATAATTTGTTTCCTGATAAGTACATCACATGTAAGTTCTGAAGCTTTCCTATGGTCTCTGGAATTTCTCCCATGAAAAGGTTTCGATCTAGGAAAAGCACAGTTAGGCTAACAAGATTCCCTATCTCTGCAGGAATGGGCCCGGATATTTGATTGTCCCCAATCGATAGCCATGCAAGCTGTGTGGAGAGATTGCCAACCGAACTAGGCAGTCGGCCCTCAAACTTGTTTTGGGCCAAGATTAATGTCTCCAAAACGCTACAATTAGTCAGAGAAGAGAAGACGCTCCAGTCATGGGCTTGGAGCTGATTCCAGCCGATGTTCAGATCGCTCAGGTTTTGTAGGGATCCCAGATTGGAAGGCACTAATCCACTGAATGAATTATTGGAAAGATCAAGCATCTGAAGCCCAGAAGCATTGCATAATGAAACTGGGATCGGTCCATGAAATTGGTTCCCTTGCATGACCAAGTTTTGGAGGTTAGGAAGAGTGAGGCCCATATTTGGTGGAAGTGTCCCGGAGAGCCTATTGCTCCCCACACCGAAATAGGTGAGCGACGAGCAGTTGTAAAGAAAAGTTGGGATTTGGCCAGACAAGTTGTTGAAGGTCAGATCCAACTCTTGTAGGTCAGGGATGTTGCCTAGGCTTTCTGGAATGCTTCCCATCAAGTTATTGCTGGCAAGATAAAGATACTGGAGAGAGGAGATGTTCCCCAATGAAGACGGGATGCCTCCTGAAAGTTGGTTCATAGACAGCCCGAGGAAAGAAAGGCTCGAGGGGATGGCTAAGAAAGGTGGCAAACCTCCCATCAGATTGTTCTTTGCTAGATTGATAAAGGCTAGGGATGAACTGTTACCAAATGATTGAGGGATGCTACCTGATAGCTTATTCGATTGCAGATCCAGATGTTCAAGTGACAGACTGATCCCTATTGAATATGGGATCTCTTCCGTGAGACTGTTCATTGATAGGTCAAGATATTGAAGGGATAAGCTAGTTCCTAGCAAGGAAGGGATGCCTCCTGTCAGACTATTGTATGCTAAGTTAAGATATGCAATTGGGCTGCTGCCTAGCATGGGTGGAATTTCGCCAGTGAGGTTATTGTTTGATAGATCAAGAGCATACAAAGAAGAGCTATTTCCTAGCAATTGTGGGATTACTCGAGCAAGGTTGTTATCAAATAGGTAAAGAACATTGAGGGTTGAGCTATTGGCCAGGAATGGTGGAATGCCTCCTGTGAGACGATTGCCTGAAAGATCAACCAAGGTGAGTGATGGGGTACGTCCCAACAGAGGAGGAATGTAGCCTGTGAGATTGTTATTGCTTAGAAAGAGGGTGTCGAGCTTTCGAAGAGAGCTGAAGTCGGTGGGGATTTCTCCGCTGAGTTTGTTGTAATCTAAACTAAGGGTTTGGAGGTTCAAACACTGGCCAAGATTGGACGGGATTTCACCTTCAAGAGAGTTCATACTTAGGTTAAGGTACTGAAGTCGAGAGAGACGACCTAGCTCTTGTGGGATGTGCCCGTTGAGTAGGTTATTCGGGAAATGGATTCTCCTAAGAAAGGTGAGGTTGGCTATGTTGGGTGATATGATGCCCGTGAGGTTAAGAGAATCAAGGTCCAAAGCCGTGACCCTTTGTGGGTGTCGCCGACCGCAAGTGACGCCCAACCACCTACAGTGATTGTGGGATTCGTTTCTCCAGGAGGCCAAGGCTCCAAGAGGGTCAGATAGCAGTGACTTGAAGGAAAGGAGAGCTAGCTTGTCGGTGGCAATGTTTGGTAGGATGGGATCATTAGCAGCGGCAGCTAGTGCGGAGTAGGCGTGCAAGGAGCATAAGCTGAAGAGAAGGATGAGAGCTATTGGCCGGAGGACTTTGATATTCTTTAGCTGTGGTTGATCCATTTGATAGGAGTAGGGAGATATGGACCGTATGGTTGCTAAACTAAGGTAGTGTGGATTAACTTCACGGCAGAGATGCCTTTTTATAGGGAATTTGACATAGTGGTCATGTCATGCATTCTtagaataataaacaaaaagaaaaatatcggTCTTGTCATGCAAAAGATGGCGTGAAGAATGGATCTGCTCTTATGGAAAAGGGAGTGCTCCAGTCCAAACTAGAAGACTTGAGAGTGGTGTTGACTGAAAGAGGAGGGCGTCGACAGTATGGGATACTTAGTAGGACAAGAGACTTCTAATTTGTTTCTAAGCAAAAGACTTGGCCGGGCAGACCTACTTGTGGAAAATCCATTTGATAGGAGTAGTGACGTATTTTTGGTTAAACTAACATAGCATGGTTTAACTTCATGGCAGAGgtgcttttttttaataaggaaCTTAATGCATCGATAATATCATGCATTCTttgcaaaattaaaaataagaataaaaatgtCGATCATGCCATGCAAAAAATGGCGAAAAGAATGGAGTCATGGAAGTGAGGATGAAAATGGCAAAGACAGCTCCTATGGAGCTGAGAGTATTATATTGCAAACTTGAAGACTTAGGAATTGTGTGGACTGGAATAGGATGGCATGGATGCAATGGGAGACCTAGTAGAAGAAGAGACCTCCAATTTGTCTGAACATAAAAGTTTTGTTCTGAAGCAGAAGACA
It includes:
- the LOC103696350 gene encoding receptor kinase-like protein Xa21 — protein: MDQPQLKNIKVLRPIALILLFSLCSLHAYSALAAAANDPILPNIATDKLALLSFKSLLSDPLGALASWRNESHNHCRWLGVTCGRRHPQRVTALDLDSLNLTGIISPNIANLTFLRRIHFPNNLLNGHIPQELGRLSRLQYLNLSMNSLEGEIPSNLGQCLNLQTLSLDYNKLSGEIPTDFSSLRKLDTLFLSNNNLTGYIPPLLGRTPSLTLVDLSGNRLTGGIPPFLANSSTLNVLYLFDNNLARVIPQLLGNSSSLYALDLSNNNLTGEIPPMLGSSPIAYLNLAYNSLTGGIPSLLGTSLSLQYLDLSMNSLTEEIPYSIGISLSLEHLDLQSNKLSGSIPQSFGNSSSLAFINLAKNNLMGGLPPFLAIPSSLSFLGLSMNQLSGGIPSSLGNISSLQYLYLASNNLMGSIPESLGNIPDLQELDLTFNNLSGQIPTFLYNCSSLTYFGVGSNRLSGTLPPNMGLTLPNLQNLVMQGNQFHGPIPVSLCNASGLQMLDLSNNSFSGLVPSNLGSLQNLSDLNIGWNQLQAHDWSVFSSLTNCSVLETLILAQNKFEGRLPSSVGNLSTQLAWLSIGDNQISGPIPAEIGNLVSLTVLFLDRNLFMGEIPETIGKLQNLHVMYLSGNKLSGPIPSTFGNLTQLNELYMQENELSGSIPASFGNCRNLELLNLSHNALIGSIPRELVGISLLAQYLDLSHNYLTGPMPMEVDNLVNLGRLDVSENRLSGGIPSTLGACQLLEHLYMQGNFFEGSIPQGLESLKGMVDLDLSQNNMSGPIPDFFRSLRSLQYLNLSFNDLEGEVPKGGIFDNATEISVLGNRRLGGGDPALQLPPCHVKGSKRTFLKVAIPVAGATIVLVLCLLAIRCRPRKAGEKSLCVSNIGDKYKKLSYADIHRATNGFSSGNLVGTGSFGSVYKGKIDLEEKDIIVKVFNLHQIGALKSFSAECEALRNMRHRNLVKIITSCSTIDSRGNDFKALVFEYMPNGSLEEWLHPKAPEHDQAKKLNLTQRLNIVIDVASGLNYLHHGNAVPVVHCDLKPSNILLDNDMTAHVGDFGLARFLSTSSSATSKNSTSWMGIKGSIGYVAPEYAMGSKISTQGDVYSYGILLLEILTGKKPIDDMFKDGLNLHKFVSTAFPEGIMEILDPQILQEECEEANNNSRNENTARMRTRRCITSLLGIGLSCSKESPKERMDMRDVANKLKVVKDKLSVVEIFEEGANLPHNE